The Venturia canescens isolate UGA chromosome 7, ASM1945775v1, whole genome shotgun sequence genome segment TTTATCACTTTAAATACATGGAATATGCTCGCGATAAATTCTCGTGGGTGCCAGTCGCAGCAAAATCTTCTCGGGATATAAAAACGGTTGCGCATATTTAAGTTAAATGCGACGAGCCACAAgggagataaataaaaatcaatcgacaCGATAAAAGGCAgacacttggaatttttcataCAATCGCACAGGAAAGTACGATAATGTCTCGGAGACTTCATAAAATGCTCAATCCCGATACGTGATCCGGCTTCGCAAGGAGGCAGAactttaagaggatggatcagtcggtatagcgcaaccgtgagtgcgagaaagatagctgcaaatttcgaaatcgaaattctttgacacagtttgacgtttaaaaaaaggctctgtcagtcgatttttgccatccttctgcgtaggctgacagagcctttttttttaatcggtcaaaccgtctcagagaatttcaatttaaaaaattccaagtgaggttagtcgactgatccatactcttaaaggCATGAGCTTTGCTCTTCCAGTTCTCGTACCTCGACTCATCCCCTCCTCGTTGATCTTTCTTCTGTTAATAACTGGCATAAAAAAcgaacagaaaataaaaaaggaaatgcAGATAGAGTTTGAATAAACTGGAAATATTGCTCCGGAGTCCACGTGAACAGCAGGGTGctgcgagaaaaatatttttctgtgaCGCAACAAACGTTGTTAGTAGGATTTCAGTAGCCCGAGTTTAAAGCGGGATCGCGTATCGAGTGAGACTGCAGTAttgtagttgaaaaaaaatgtttttaaatttgaatgtgtTTCATAGAATTTCGAAAGCTTTGCCCTTTTTTAACTGCGCGTACGAACTTTGTTCCCGTTCAAAGCAAAAAACTATGAATAACCTTTGTTtcgttatttgttttattctcgCTTGGTCCTCCTCCGTCTGTCTGCGCGCCCTTTGAACCGCTCAGATGCAATCAGCAACAGAATTGCAGTATCGTTGCGTCAACATTGCAATTTGGGGATCCCTGCCCGAGCACTCTGAAGTACCTCGAGGCTCACTATCAATGTTTATCCGGTAAGTAAAACGGAAGAGTTAactgtttttttcacacaatttatcatttatcattttcacaCAATTTATCAAGGAGTGGGACGCTCGTCGTGTCCCACTCCTTGCGAGCCTGTGCCAGAGGACGGCACACTTGTCAATGTTCGTCGTGTTGGGAGCTCGCAAAATTTAATATGCGCAGGACaatcgaaaagtttgaaaCTCTCCCGGCACACGCGGTGTTCTCGCAAACGGTGATTAAATTCAGTGAAATATTTACAGCTGCAACAACAACGACGACATCAAGACCAAGTCCTCCATGGTTGATTACTTCGCAACCAAGCGTTTGGAGCACCGGCAGCCCCACTGTCAGACCTGTAGCGAGGTTGACAACCCCGCCAACTGCGAAACAACCTCCGGCTATTTCCACCCTTTTACCGCCGATACCAGCCTCTGAAACAAGGTCAGTTTACACAACTAAATATATCAACTTTTCAttctctcgatttttcttttaaaccGGCATTATTAACGTCACATACGACAGCTCGAACGTTCGATGCTTCCGTtcgtccttttttctcaaataaacTTGatcgaattcaattttttgagttCTCGGCCTCCCCCCCCCCGATCTCTGCTAACGCAATGATTTTCACATTTCATCTTTGCGCAGCCCGACCTCGACACCATCTGGTCTCGACAGCGAACTCGTCGACGAAGAACAAAGTATTTATCCTCCGAGCGAACGAGGCCCACCGTCACTTCTTGGCGTACCGGACACCACTCAAACTCCAGTTACCACGACGTTTGTTCCATGGAAAACAAGTCGAAGACCCACAGGTATTTACGAACACGTTACTCCCGTTTTCGGGATAAACGGAACTCGGGTTTCCGGGAACAAAATCCCTTCGAGTTCTGCTTCGTACTCGAGGGAAATCTCTTTGACGcgaaacaatgtttttttttttttttttctaataatttgtttttatttgcaaTAACACGATTTGTCATCGACTTTTCACAATTTTGGGATTCCGTCTGGGAAGTGTCTATGCAGCTCTAATTTCAGATCAGAATACCGAGAAAAGTCTAAtgcaattttcgaatcgaATTTAAGCCTGGCGAGTTATTAATCGGTACGGTTGACAGCCCGCTTTCGTTTAAAATCTTGTTAAAACCGCGGTTGATACCAAAATAATGCCTGGGGTCAATGCTACGAAgcattttctataaaaaaaagcgCTCGTCGATTTATCCTTCCATCTCGAGTATTTTTGTTTCGAGAGCAGCTTGGATAACGTGATCCGGGAAGGCGATCCGAACTGTTTCCGATCTCTGTTTAATTGGTTTTCAAAAAAGGAGCTACTAAAAGTGTCGGATCGTCGGTCGAAACTTTTCCAAGAAGTTTGATCCCCGACAATAATGCTCCCAGGAATTCTCGCTTGACATCCAATCGTTTGAACGACGTTCACGATGTAAATTCATGAATATTGACTTTTGGATAACGCGTCGGATGTCGAGGCGATTTTCTGCGTTCAATTCGATGCTCCAGCTTGCGAGGCAGCCCCTcgtaattcaaatttttttcaaatcaataagATTGATATGAATCGGTCGTCACGCGCATAATTTGCAGGTTCCACAACGCAGAGTCCTGACACGAGTTCAGGCAATGGCCAATGGAACGAATACAGTAAGCAAATATGCCCCCACGTAGCAGCTCGTAACCTTTACTGGAACGCAACGAGGGCGGGTGACGTTGCTGTGCAAAGTTGTCCGGGAGGTGCGAACGGTTTGGCGCGATGGAGATGCGTAATCAGCGAAGAAGTAGCAAAATGGCATCGGGACGCGCCTGATCTGAGCGAGTGCCGCTCGCTCTGGTTGACCTCGCTCGAGAATCGCGTTATCGAGGGCGATATGATCCTCGGTATAAGCAGCGATTTGTCACAAGTTACGAACAACAGTCGCGTACTGTACGGCGGTGATATGATGATTACaactaaaatcataaaaaacatgGCGGAGAAAATGGCACAAGACATAAGGACTTACCAAGACGCGAGGCAGCGTGAAGTTAGCGTCACGGAACTTCTTCAAGGTGTCGTTAGAACGGGAAGCAATTTGTTGGACAAGGCACAAATGGCTTCGTGGAACGATTTGAGTCATCAGGAACAAATGCGAGTCGCCACCTCCCTCCTCATCGGCCTCGAGGAAAACGCTTTTTTACTTGCTGACACGCTGATGCACGAAAAAACAATCGTTCAGGAGGGCAAAAATATACGTGAGTATTATTACGCGCGTGCGATGGTTTTGTGTTGCTATGAAAGATTCTCGAAATGCCAATGAGCTCAAAACTGGCTTTGACTATCGAATGgtcgataaaaatttgcaGCACTTGAGCAGCTCTAATTAAACGTGCGAATcaacatttgtttttcttactttttccAAATGGTTTCACAGTCATGGAAGTTCGAGTCCTCGAAACCCGCAAGATCGACAGGAGCgtggaaatttttccaatcgACTTGCTCCAACAACGATGGACCGCCTCGAACGACTACGTCGAACTGACGAGACGTTCCTTACTCGAAAACAGCGACGACGGGATCGTACGCCTCGTATTCATGGCGTTCGATCGCCTCGAAGAAATCCTCCAACCCCAAGACGAGGAACCATCGGTCGTACTAAATGACGAAATACAaccgagaataaaaaagaacaCTAGTCGAATACTCAACAGCAAAGTTATTTCAGCCTCTTTGGGAAAAGGGCGACACATCCAGTTATCAGAACCCGTGAGAGTATATTTTCAACACCTCACTGCTGATAATGTTACTAATCCTAGATGCGTTTTCTGGGACTACATCATGAGGTGAATTTATTTGAGTTTTTATTCTCCTGatgaatcaaaattttaaatcgaATCGAGACGAGTGAACTCACTCCCCTCCCCCAAAATGTTCCTGTAAAACACAAGAAgctttttcaatataaaacttggataaaATTTTGCGAGGAAATCTCACAGTGATTGAGCAGTCGAAAATATCAATTCAAGTACTTCGAAGCTTATGAACTTCTCATGAAAGATCTTCCAATGAATCGTAACGATGGTTACGAAACGATGAAATAAGTAATTATGAGGGAGTACAAAAAAATGTGGGTACCCAAaagttccataaaaaaaagttacagttgaaaaaaatcttttgaaatttttatcatttttatgaaagagtgaattgtttttaaatttaattgaCAGTCGTTGCAAAGATTATgcgtaaaaagaaaaacgaagaaaaataaatttttttggctCTCTGCCTAGATTAGTTCCTAGCTCTGTAATGCTAAGCCTCAAATTAATAACATACTCGTCGAATGTTTTTAAACACAGTGCCTGGTCGGAAGAGGGTTGTCACATAAGCAAAACAAACGACACGCACACCATTTGCGAATGTAATCATCTCACGAATTTCGCTGTGCTGATGGACGTGCACGCCATCAAACTCGACGTGGCACATCGCGTTGCGCTACAAATCATCACGTATATCGGCTGCATCATCTCCGTTGTCTGTCTGGTTCTCGCGATCCTGACGTTCCAACTCTTCCGAGGTCTTAAGGTGAGTCGAATGTGAATCGACTCTCAATTCcctggaaaaaattcatttcctttaatcatatttttagcatattCTCATCCATCCTAAAAAGTTATTGGGAAGTGCATAAACTTCCAGACAAACGAAAACTCGCTTCCGCAACCATCTTTACTGCAACCCACAGAAAAATTCTTTCCAATCGCTTCACCCTTATTTTATATCATTGACTCTGTTCCTGGACCTTCAAAActttaataatttttgttcacAGTCCGACAGAACAACGATTCATAAAAATCTGTGCGTGTGCTTGCTCATCGCTGAGGTTCTCTTCGTATGCGGCATTGCACAGACCAATCAGAGAATCGTTTGTGGAATAATAGCCGGGCTTctacatttcttttttctgtgcGCCTTTGCATGGATGTTCCTCGAAGGTAAGCACACATCTTGCTTATTAAATCACCAGCTGAATCTCATTTTAGTTTAAAGTCGTTggtcgatgaaattttttctttcaaatcaaGTTTGACGggtaaaaatttgagaattttcttcAGACTCGTTTTCTCGGGTAATCACTCTATCGATACGTCAACTAGGACAACCCCCAAACTCacaatttttctcttcccaGGTTTTCAACTGTACGTCATGCTGATTGAAGTTTTCGAAGCTGAAAAGTCCCGTCTGCGATGGTATTATCTGGTTGCTTATGGTGGTCCGTTACTCGTGGTTGCTATTTCATGTATAATCGATCCACTGAGCTACGGCACCGATCAATACTGTTGGCTACGAGCTGACAACTACTTTATCTTCAGTTTCGTGGGACCCGTTATACTCGTTATTTTGGTAAGTTTATATCAGCCATTCGACTCCGTTTCAATCTGGCGTTTGTGAAACTTTTCCCGTGACGTCGATAATGCAGGAATATGGATAAAATGTCGCGATTAATCATTCGTTCGTTTAGCTCCGTCGCGCTGAGTGACTGAAACCAAAAATAGGGAaggaaattataaaaaataagcaaaGCCTAGAGAACATAAAATAgaatgaaacaaaatgaataaGCGCTGAAATTCACGaaataatgcaaattttaaGTTGAGTTTCCCAGAGATAAAACTCCATGAGAATATATTAATGCACGGATGGAATATGACGTACCATAGCGATTTATGGGCCTATTtttttgctgaagattataaaaaaatatgtttttccattttcaggcTAATCTGGTGTTCCTGTCAATGGCAATATACATGATGTGTCGTCACACGAATACAACGGTGTCGATGAAGAGCAAGGAACACTCGAGACTGGCCAGTGCAAAGTAGGCAACTATTTTCTATACTGACTTACgcgttatattattttttttatcgtttcgagCAAGTAAAAATTGCTCATTTTTACAATATCATAAAactcgggaaaaaaaaaaagaattctcgGGAGCATTGTAAATTATTTCCGAGTCTCCTAGTTTCAGAATAAATCATTCGTGCTTAAACATGTACATTCTTATACGTAGGCTTAACGTGCTTTTCAATATACACTGACAAATGCgaaatttaattattcaacaCACTACTATTTATGGTTTTGACATCGATtactttctgtttttttttttcactacatAACTCgacgattttgtttttttcttattcaacAAGTTTACAGCATTACAATCATTGCTTTGTCTATCGTTGTTAGACTATCTTTGGTTGGAAcattaaaaaacttttcatcgtGTCTTTACGAATATTTGTTCAAGTCTCAAGTCtgttgaaaattatggaaacaaaaagaatttttcgtttacacCGTATGGGCGAGCAAACAAATATTCATTTACTTTGTGCATTGGGAATCGATACATCGATAAAATCGATGgacttttttataataatgatGTAGCGCATTGACTGATTTTAAAACATGTCTGATGAGTAAAATCTTTTACCTTGGCACAATTCCAATTATTCAGCGAGGACATAATCAACGCTGAGTGAGtcgatgaataaaatttttttcttcatctgcAACACATTACAAAGGAGATAGACGCAAATTAATTTAATCACTCCCATATTTTGGACGGTTATTGATTTTCTCAATGGCTTTATGACGGTTTTCGTAACTCGATTAGTTTTTTAGCGTGACCTatagattttcaaattcattaaaagagtgttgaatttttcatgaaactgACTTATTCAAAAGTGGTTATGTACGTTAAGCATCGCTCGAATAGCAAaatgacaaaagaaaaaagaaatttaaataAGTATTTGCAATGGTTAAAGAGACAACGACCTAACTGCTgtcttgtttcatttttttgttattaaatcTTCTACCCACTTCTGTCTACACTATTCTACATTCCTCTGCATGGCGTGGTTGGTTGGTAGTGGAAAGGAAGAAAATGCTCTTCCCAACAAATTGCAAGCGCACTTGTAAgatatttactatttttattatcatcaaCTTTCATCATTATACATTTATCATGATTATAAGTTAATCACTAATGTCATCTATGACtcatcgtttcattttttttcatcatagtTTTCTTCACACACAAACATTCGTGTCATTGGTACTTTTATTATCAAACGTATTCGAAAACCTACTCAAAACTTGTATTCAAACGTATCAACTGATTCAGAAATTATGCGAGTTCCTTTTTATCGGATAGGGATTGACTTTGAATATCGGACACTTCATTATTCTGCATACTGATTCGATAATGACTATCGAAGTTCACGCCGAaaacttcaataaatattACTTTTGACAGTgctttacatttttcaatgaagtATCTTCAATTTGGgtcgaaaataatttgaaaaaaaaaaaatcaaaattcttagACACTGAAACGACTGAAACGATAGAAACACAAAAGTAACCTGCAAAAATCGAGCCTCATCACCCACAGTCGAGATTCATGATTCaggagaaaaaactttaataAAACTCTTCATGGAAAACTACTGATGAACTCTAACGCACTAACAAACACTATTCGTATGCAGTAAAATTTAATAACACGTAGTCGTAGTCATAATTACTCATTGCTTAGTTAGTTGCGAATGGTAAACAGATTTAACGAGCCATAAATCATAATTTTCTATAGCAACcacatttttaaagaaaacgtttattttttttttttcatgattcaaGTGCTATTACGACACAAAATAgacttgtgattttttttttaccaatgaatttgaataatttgacGTCAGTCAGAAACTGTTGAACCTTCCGAAATTCACTGTTCAGTCGAAAAAACTAATTTGCTTTTCCAGATTCACAGTTATGTTTCTAATTAGCATTAAATATACCAAGCGCTAATAGGCTTAGTGGTTTCAAGTACGAAAATGACGTT includes the following:
- the LOC122414222 gene encoding latrophilin Cirl-like isoform X6, giving the protein MECGKGRRKSLLGGLILAWLFMNTCIVAARNMERYDTAYECEGKTLRIECGEGELIHLIRANYGRFSITICNEHGNTDWSVNCMSPKSFRVLYNVCNQQQNCSIVASTLQFGDPCPSTLKYLEAHYQCLSAATTTTTSRPSPPWLITSQPSVWSTGSPTVRPVARLTTPPTAKQPPAISTLLPPIPASETSPTSTPSGLDSELVDEEQSIYPPSERGPPSLLGVPDTTQTPVTTTFVPWKTSRRPTGSTTQSPDTSSGNGQWNEYSKQICPHVAARNLYWNATRAGDVAVQSCPGGANGLARWRCVISEEVAKWHRDAPDLSECRSLWLTSLENRVIEGDMILGISSDLSQVTNNSRVLYGGDMMITTKIIKNMAEKMAQDIRTYQDARQREVSVTELLQGVVRTGSNLLDKAQMASWNDLSHQEQMRVATSLLIGLEENAFLLADTLMHEKTIVQEGKNILMEVRVLETRKIDRSVEIFPIDLLQQRWTASNDYVELTRRSLLENSDDGIVRLVFMAFDRLEEILQPQDEEPSVVLNDEIQPRIKKNTSRILNSKVISASLGKGRHIQLSEPVRVYFQHLTADNVTNPRCVFWDYIMSAWSEEGCHISKTNDTHTICECNHLTNFAVLMDVHAIKLDVAHRVALQIITYIGCIISVVCLVLAILTFQLFRGLKSDRTTIHKNLCVCLLIAEVLFVCGIAQTNQRIVCGIIAGLLHFFFLCAFAWMFLEGFQLYVMLIEVFEAEKSRLRWYYLVAYGGPLLVVAISCIIDPLSYGTDQYCWLRADNYFIFSFVGPVILVILANLVFLSMAIYMMCRHTNTTVSMKSKEHSRLASAKAWLRGAIVLVFLLGLTWTFGLLYLNQESVAMAYIFTILNSLQGLFIFVFHCVQNEKVRKEYRKFIRRHSWLPKCLRCSKTVAGSSGGSSGTSGAGAGTNGGKDFTSHNTSSNPSAPTTDSSGLSPHTTTNVVGSQYLVSGRGWPSTERQSAPNESCTTLSDAHAVATLPHARHAYFPSASNIPKSATATWGPINKNLMWKNISFKSYSRDSGHGGSEQEESPRTHNALTLGHAVRTRERRVLGDGTEMGNGRSTSRRAASPYNHTYTEIRDGSVRGGIYQQGQVTYHQNHENNHGHGSRIIGVDDDPVYEEIERGGEMQVSDLSDEDGRRQSDMSRQSSRSYGDHRPLIPYSPANDRNLIHYGQTLERNILHFDPSQCSPAQERSLNACWEKLRRQPAKYELGEIAARMPANYATSQPDHTRTVAVLDGHTVVCHLQPQTDMYTGRGMPPPSYSEC
- the LOC122414222 gene encoding latrophilin Cirl-like isoform X4 yields the protein MECGKGRRKSLLGGLILAWLFMNTCIVAARNMERYDTAYECEGKTLRIECGEGELIHLIRANYGRFSITICNEHGNTDWSVNCMSPKSFRVLYNVCNQQQNCSIVASTLQFGDPCPSTLKYLEAHYQCLSAATTTTTSRPSPPWLITSQPSVWSTGSPTVRPVARLTTPPTAKQPPAISTLLPPIPASETSPTSTPSGLDSELVDEEQSIYPPSERGPPSLLGVPDTTQTPVTTTFVPWKTSRRPTGSTTQSPDTSSGNGQWNEYSKQICPHVAARNLYWNATRAGDVAVQSCPGGANGLARWRCVISEEVAKWHRDAPDLSECRSLWLTSLENRVIEGDMILGISSDLSQVTNNSRVLYGGDMMITTKIIKNMAEKMAQDIRTYQDARQREVSVTELLQGVVRTGSNLLDKAQMASWNDLSHQEQMRVATSLLIGLEENAFLLADTLMHEKTIVQEGKNILMEVRVLETRKIDRSVEIFPIDLLQQRWTASNDYVELTRRSLLENSDDGIVRLVFMAFDRLEEILQPQDEEPSVVLNDEIQPRIKKNTSRILNSKVISASLGKGRHIQLSEPVRVYFQHLTADNVTNPRCVFWDYIMSAWSEEGCHISKTNDTHTICECNHLTNFAVLMDVHAIKLDVAHRVALQIITYIGCIISVVCLVLAILTFQLFRGLKSDRTTIHKNLCVCLLIAEVLFVCGIAQTNQRIVCGIIAGLLHFFFLCAFAWMFLEGFQLYVMLIEVFEAEKSRLRWYYLVAYGGPLLVVAISCIIDPLSYGTDQYCWLRADNYFIFSFVGPVILVILANLVFLSMAIYMMCRHTNTTVSMKSKEHSRLASANGKEENALPNKLQAHLAWLRGAIVLVFLLGLTWTFGLLYLNQESVAMAYIFTILNSLQGLFIFVFHCVQNEKVRKEYRKFIRRHSWLPKCLRCSKTVAGSSGGSSGTSGAGAGTNGGKDFTSHNTSSNPSAPTTDSSGLSPHTTTNYLVSGRGWPSTERQSAPNESCTTLSDAHAVATLPHARHAYFPSASNIPKSATATWGPINKNLMWKNISFKSYSRDSGHGGSEQEESPRTHNALTLGHAVRTRERRVLGDGTEMGNGRSTSRRAASPYNHTYTEIRDGSVRGGIYQQGQVTYHQNHENNHGHGSRIIGVDDDPVYEEIERGGEMQVSDLSDEDGRRQSDMSRQSSRSYGDHRPLIPYSPANDRNLIHYGQTLERNILHFDPSQCSPAQERSLNACWEKLRRQPAKYELGEIAARMPANYATSQPDHTRTVAVLDGHTVVCHLQPQTDMYTGRGMPPPSYSEC